A portion of the Coriobacteriia bacterium genome contains these proteins:
- a CDS encoding nucleoside-diphosphate sugar epimerase, with protein sequence MKRIHVDRKRAVRTALLVVCDAIFIAFAYILALLMRFEFDFVQIGETYLHAYQILIIPYILIAIASMWAFRLYHSIWTYASTTELTHLVLSWLVTQAGILVVYFITQIRMPLSFWIMGAILGFCFTAALRFGYRFLRMTRVRMRADSVNGKTPENVMIIGAGSAGRDLIHEIKFSDKLNWKVVCAIDDNPSKAGKYLDGVPIVGGRKRIIDAVKEYGVTQIVFDIPSATGTVRRDILEICQQTDCKLLAMPGIYQLLDGQVNVSRLREVQIEDLLGRDPITINSDEVHDFIHDKVVLITGGGGSIGSELCRQIAADCPRQLVIFDIYENNAYEIQQELLRCYPEINLEVLIGSVRDEGRVSWLFDQYAPDVVFHAAAHKHVPLMEKSPNEAVKNNVMGTYNVAKAALEHGADRFVLISTDKAVNPTNIMGASKRVCEMIVQMMDRRSAVRCEENLFNDDGTLSPVRTIFSAVRFGNVLGSNGSVIPLFQKQIAEGGPVTVTDKNIIRYFMTIPEAVGLVLQAAFYAEGGEIFVLDMGDPVKIDDMARKLIRLSGFEPDVDIDIVYTGLRPGEKLFEEMLMNEEGLKETPNRLIHIGQPIQMDDDVVSRKIIELGKESWQESETIKVIMASVVPTYKPSFASGCVAGGTSVNNATANHPAGTLPENGKLRE encoded by the coding sequence ATGAAGCGTATTCACGTGGATCGCAAACGCGCCGTGCGTACGGCGCTACTTGTTGTGTGCGACGCAATTTTCATTGCGTTTGCTTATATTCTTGCTTTGCTTATGCGTTTCGAATTTGATTTTGTTCAGATTGGCGAAACGTATCTGCATGCGTATCAGATTCTGATCATCCCGTATATTCTTATAGCTATTGCCTCTATGTGGGCGTTTAGACTGTATCACAGCATTTGGACCTATGCGTCGACAACGGAGCTCACGCATCTAGTCCTCTCGTGGCTTGTGACTCAGGCTGGTATTCTCGTCGTGTATTTCATCACGCAGATTCGTATGCCGCTCTCATTTTGGATTATGGGCGCCATTCTGGGCTTCTGCTTCACTGCCGCTTTGCGCTTTGGGTATCGTTTTCTGCGCATGACGCGCGTGCGTATGCGTGCTGATAGCGTGAATGGCAAGACGCCCGAGAATGTGATGATTATTGGTGCTGGTTCTGCCGGACGTGACCTTATTCATGAAATCAAATTTAGCGACAAGCTTAATTGGAAAGTCGTGTGTGCTATTGACGATAATCCATCGAAAGCTGGAAAGTATCTTGACGGTGTTCCTATTGTCGGAGGACGCAAGCGCATTATAGATGCGGTCAAGGAATATGGCGTTACGCAAATCGTATTCGATATTCCCAGTGCGACGGGTACAGTACGCCGAGATATTCTCGAAATATGTCAACAGACGGACTGCAAACTTCTTGCAATGCCTGGAATCTATCAGCTTTTGGACGGACAGGTAAATGTCTCGCGGTTGCGTGAGGTACAGATTGAAGATTTGCTTGGACGCGATCCTATAACCATTAACAGCGACGAAGTCCATGATTTCATACATGACAAAGTTGTCTTGATTACGGGAGGTGGCGGAAGTATCGGCAGCGAACTGTGCCGTCAGATTGCAGCGGACTGCCCTCGTCAGCTTGTGATTTTCGATATTTATGAGAACAATGCGTATGAAATTCAACAGGAGCTTTTGCGCTGTTATCCAGAAATAAACCTTGAGGTTCTCATTGGTTCCGTGCGTGATGAGGGACGAGTTTCTTGGCTTTTTGACCAATATGCTCCTGATGTTGTTTTTCATGCTGCTGCGCACAAACACGTGCCGCTCATGGAGAAGAGTCCAAACGAGGCCGTTAAGAACAATGTCATGGGAACGTACAATGTCGCGAAAGCAGCGCTCGAGCACGGCGCGGACCGTTTTGTGCTCATCAGCACTGATAAAGCTGTGAATCCTACTAATATCATGGGTGCAAGCAAGCGTGTGTGCGAGATGATTGTTCAGATGATGGACAGACGCTCTGCTGTGCGATGTGAGGAAAATCTTTTCAATGACGATGGCACGTTAAGTCCTGTGCGCACGATCTTCTCGGCTGTTCGCTTTGGTAATGTGCTTGGCAGCAATGGCAGCGTTATTCCATTGTTTCAAAAGCAAATTGCAGAGGGTGGCCCTGTCACTGTTACCGATAAGAACATCATCCGCTACTTCATGACTATCCCTGAGGCCGTGGGCCTTGTTTTGCAGGCGGCCTTCTATGCTGAAGGCGGAGAAATCTTCGTTCTCGATATGGGAGATCCGGTGAAGATTGACGATATGGCGCGTAAGCTCATACGACTGAGCGGCTTCGAACCTGATGTGGACATCGACATCGTTTATACCGGCCTTCGTCCTGGCGAGAAACTCTTCGAAGAAATGCTTATGAACGAAGAAGGGCTCAAGGAGACTCCCAACAGGCTTATTCACATTGGACAGCCCATTCAGATGGATGATGATGTAGTCAGCAGGAAGATTATTGAGCTTGGTAAGGAGAGTTGGCAAGAGAGCGAGACAATCAAGGTCATCATGGCCAGTGTCGTGCCCACGTATAAACCGAGTTTTGCCAGCGGATGCGTTGCAGGTGGGACAAGTGTAAACAATGCCACAGCTAATCATCCGGCTGGCACTCTGCCTGAAAATGGGAAGTTGCGAGAGTAG
- a CDS encoding shikimate dehydrogenase — protein MNKTKLIIVGAGGHAMSVVDSVNPNTTELIGFIDEYARNDTFLGRPIIAQRFEQIDAPENYSFFIAIGDNHVRYKWYAHLKNAGMHIINIIDSSAIVSHTARIGEGNFIGKLAVVNSFAEIGDNNIINTRALVEHRCRVGSHNHVSTNSVLNGDVIVGDGTFVGSSSVTNGQLTIGSWSIIGSGSSVIRNVGDSVTVVGTPARVIKRR, from the coding sequence AGGAGCAGGCGGGCATGCCATGTCCGTCGTTGATTCTGTAAACCCCAACACTACAGAATTAATTGGGTTCATTGATGAATACGCAAGAAATGACACATTTCTTGGACGTCCGATAATCGCCCAGAGATTTGAGCAAATCGACGCACCCGAAAACTATTCCTTTTTTATTGCAATTGGAGACAACCATGTTCGTTACAAGTGGTATGCCCACCTGAAAAATGCCGGCATGCATATCATAAACATCATTGATTCGAGTGCAATTGTCTCCCATACCGCTCGTATTGGAGAAGGGAACTTCATTGGTAAGCTGGCAGTCGTAAACAGCTTCGCAGAGATAGGAGACAACAACATCATCAACACTCGTGCCCTAGTCGAGCATCGCTGCAGGGTTGGGAGCCATAATCATGTATCCACCAATTCCGTTCTTAACGGTGACGTAATTGTTGGAGACGGTACCTTCGTCGGCAGCAGCTCTGTAACAAATGGCCAGCTTACGATTGGGTCATGGTCGATAATCGGTTCAGGGTCATCAGTCATTCGAAACGTGGGGGACAGTGTTACTGTCGTCGGCACTCCTGCCCGAGTAATAAAAAGGAGATAA
- the neuB gene encoding N-acetylneuraminate synthase: MSTHVYLIAEIGCNHNGDPKLAKEMIAQAKKCGVDAVKFQSFSASSLVSKFAEKADYQKRNMGREETQLEMLQKLELSHEDYLQLKKYAESLNLDVFSTPFDLETIDFLKDAGQTIWKVPSGEITNLPYLRSIAQVSCPKRKFIVSSGMATIEELKSCIAVLRESGVNSKEITLLHCNTEYPTPDTDVNITAICDLRRSFPGLNIGFSDHSVGSVAAIEAVALGVSVIEKHFTLDKALSGPDHVASSTPDELRALCKDVRRAEAMLGHGCKIVTKSEAKNKNAARKSIVASRKIKKGETFTNANLACKRPGYGISPMLWDELCGLTAQRDFSEDELIIQNGFPWQEQS; the protein is encoded by the coding sequence ATGTCAACTCACGTATATCTAATTGCTGAAATAGGATGTAACCATAATGGAGATCCTAAACTAGCAAAGGAAATGATCGCCCAGGCGAAAAAATGTGGAGTCGATGCTGTTAAATTTCAGTCTTTCTCTGCATCTTCGCTCGTATCCAAGTTTGCGGAGAAGGCTGATTATCAGAAAAGAAATATGGGGCGTGAAGAAACGCAGCTCGAGATGCTCCAAAAGCTCGAGCTGTCACACGAAGATTACCTACAGTTGAAAAAGTATGCGGAATCCTTGAATCTTGATGTGTTTTCCACCCCGTTTGATTTGGAAACAATCGACTTCCTTAAAGACGCAGGCCAAACGATTTGGAAGGTTCCTTCGGGAGAAATAACTAATCTCCCCTATCTGCGATCCATTGCACAAGTGTCGTGTCCAAAACGAAAATTCATTGTCTCGTCGGGTATGGCAACCATCGAAGAATTGAAATCCTGCATCGCTGTCCTTAGAGAATCAGGCGTGAATTCCAAAGAAATCACTCTCCTTCATTGCAATACCGAATATCCGACTCCTGATACCGATGTGAACATTACCGCGATATGCGATTTGCGTCGATCTTTTCCAGGTTTGAACATCGGTTTTTCTGATCATTCGGTTGGTTCTGTCGCCGCCATTGAAGCTGTTGCGCTTGGTGTCAGCGTTATCGAAAAACATTTCACTCTGGACAAAGCTCTCTCAGGACCCGATCATGTCGCTTCCTCCACACCAGACGAGCTTCGCGCCTTGTGCAAAGATGTACGAAGAGCCGAGGCAATGCTCGGACATGGATGCAAAATCGTAACTAAATCCGAGGCGAAAAACAAAAACGCAGCACGAAAATCCATTGTGGCATCGAGGAAAATTAAGAAAGGGGAAACGTTCACTAATGCAAATCTTGCATGCAAAAGACCAGGATATGGCATCTCCCCTATGCTTTGGGACGAGCTTTGCGGTCTAACAGCACAAAGAGACTTCTCTGAGGATGAGCTTATTATCCAAAACGGATTCCCCTGGCAGGAACAGTCATGA
- a CDS encoding aminotransferase DegT, which translates to MPLNKIVPFDQKVWLSSPTMHGDELKYMSEAYDTNWMSTVGGNINAIEREICEKVGCGYAVALSAGTSALHLAMKLAGIKPGDEVLCSDMTFSATVNPVIYEGGVPVFVDSEYETWNMDPVALERGFGLHPDAKVVVLAHLYGTPAKMDEICSICDAHGAILVEDAAESLGAIYKGKQTGTFGKVSAISFNGNKIITGSSGGMLLTDNEDDANRVRKWSTQSRENAPWYQHEELGYNYRMSNVIAGVVRGQLPYLEEHIIQKQAIYERYKEGFRDVPVSMNPFDCEISEPNHWLSCLLIDSDAMAPQVRGEQDALYKSEAGKSSPTEILEVLAALNAEGRPIWKPMHIQPIFRMSPFVTREGDGRCLTNAYISGGSVGVDGRPLDIGSDIFHRGLCLPSDNKMTPKQQDKIIQAVCACFE; encoded by the coding sequence ATGCCTCTGAATAAAATCGTCCCGTTTGACCAGAAGGTCTGGCTTTCGTCGCCCACTATGCATGGCGATGAGCTTAAGTACATGTCCGAAGCTTATGATACCAACTGGATGTCTACAGTGGGTGGCAATATCAATGCCATTGAGCGGGAGATTTGCGAGAAAGTGGGCTGTGGGTATGCGGTTGCACTGTCCGCTGGCACAAGTGCGCTTCATCTTGCTATGAAGCTAGCGGGCATAAAACCCGGCGACGAGGTTTTGTGCAGCGATATGACCTTTTCGGCCACTGTGAATCCCGTAATCTACGAAGGGGGTGTTCCGGTTTTTGTGGATAGTGAATACGAGACCTGGAACATGGATCCTGTGGCCCTTGAGAGGGGTTTCGGACTTCATCCTGATGCTAAAGTCGTTGTGCTTGCTCATCTCTATGGTACTCCCGCGAAAATGGACGAGATTTGCTCGATTTGCGATGCCCATGGAGCGATTCTTGTGGAAGACGCTGCCGAAAGTCTTGGTGCCATATATAAAGGCAAGCAAACCGGAACCTTTGGCAAAGTGAGCGCTATCAGCTTTAACGGAAACAAGATTATAACGGGAAGTTCCGGGGGGATGCTGCTTACCGATAACGAGGATGATGCCAATCGTGTTCGTAAATGGTCTACTCAAAGCCGCGAAAACGCTCCATGGTATCAACATGAGGAGTTGGGTTATAACTACCGCATGAGCAATGTGATTGCTGGCGTGGTTCGCGGGCAGCTTCCGTATCTCGAGGAGCACATCATTCAAAAGCAAGCTATCTACGAGCGTTACAAAGAGGGGTTCAGGGATGTGCCCGTGAGCATGAACCCATTTGATTGCGAAATTTCTGAACCCAACCACTGGTTAAGCTGTTTACTCATCGATTCTGATGCGATGGCACCGCAGGTTCGTGGAGAACAAGATGCTCTCTATAAATCGGAGGCGGGCAAGAGCAGTCCTACAGAGATATTAGAGGTTCTCGCGGCACTTAATGCGGAGGGGCGTCCCATATGGAAGCCGATGCATATACAGCCCATATTTCGCATGAGTCCCTTTGTGACGCGTGAAGGGGACGGACGCTGTCTTACGAACGCATATATCTCCGGTGGTTCTGTGGGGGTCGATGGCAGACCGCTCGATATCGGTTCAGATATTTTCCATCGCGGTTTATGCTTGCCGAGTGACAACAAGATGACTCCCAAACAGCAAGACAAGATTATACAGGCAGTTTGCGCTTGCTTTGAATAA
- a CDS encoding UDP-galactose phosphate transferase codes for MLAPIDTSDVPKGIYARIIKRGLDVLCSLLGILGLSWLLLIVAVLVRIKLGNPVLFKQLRPGKIDPSTGCETIFYLYKFRTMTDERDEDGNLLPDDMRLTSFGKFLRSTSLDELPELFNILKGDMSVTGPRPQLVRDMVFMSPEQRKRHLVAPGLSGLAQVSGRNAISWEDKLQMDLVYIENISFIYDVKIVIKTFGKVFARKDVTADGMETAEDYGDYLLRQGKVPKAEYEANMQLARDAIAQHG; via the coding sequence ATGCTTGCCCCTATTGATACCTCGGACGTTCCAAAAGGCATATACGCGCGAATAATCAAACGCGGCCTGGATGTTCTCTGTTCGCTTCTTGGCATCCTGGGTTTGTCTTGGCTGCTGTTAATTGTTGCGGTTCTCGTTCGGATTAAGTTGGGAAACCCTGTACTGTTCAAGCAACTTCGTCCTGGCAAAATTGATCCTTCAACAGGGTGTGAGACGATATTCTATTTGTATAAATTTCGAACGATGACTGACGAGCGGGACGAGGACGGTAATTTACTGCCAGATGACATGCGTTTGACCTCATTTGGAAAGTTCTTGCGCTCGACATCTCTTGATGAGCTTCCGGAGTTATTTAACATCCTGAAGGGAGATATGTCTGTAACGGGACCTCGCCCCCAGCTCGTACGCGATATGGTTTTCATGTCTCCCGAACAACGGAAAAGGCATCTTGTTGCCCCCGGTCTATCTGGACTAGCCCAGGTTAGTGGGCGAAATGCAATTTCATGGGAAGATAAACTCCAAATGGATCTCGTCTATATAGAAAATATTTCATTTATATATGACGTTAAAATCGTTATTAAGACGTTTGGAAAAGTCTTTGCGCGGAAAGATGTAACAGCAGATGGTATGGAAACGGCTGAAGATTATGGGGACTACTTACTTCGGCAGGGAAAAGTGCCGAAAGCTGAGTATGAAGCGAATATGCAGCTAGCAAGAGACGCTATTGCCCAGCACGGATGA
- a CDS encoding acylneuraminate cytidylyltransferase family protein: MTPCSYNRTALIPARSGSKGLKNKNVLPICGKPMIAYTIEAALESELFKHVYVSTDSTEYAKLAEQYGAKTILRDESISGDSAPTYAVIEDFLSKLSMNPDYFALLQPTSPLRTAQSIVAAATLFESNIDSFDFLVSVKESEFGPDLVKPIENDLSMKHFSADFAHYARQKDRSYSPNGAIYFAKPKEYMTQRHFFGHRSIAYIMPKRESVDIDDEVDFILAEALLQKE; encoded by the coding sequence ATGACCCCATGCAGTTACAACAGAACAGCTCTTATTCCCGCACGCTCGGGATCGAAGGGACTAAAAAACAAAAACGTGCTTCCCATATGCGGCAAGCCTATGATTGCATATACGATCGAAGCGGCATTGGAATCGGAATTGTTCAAGCACGTATACGTATCAACGGATTCAACGGAATACGCTAAGCTCGCCGAACAATATGGAGCGAAGACTATCCTTAGAGATGAATCGATTTCTGGCGACTCAGCACCCACATATGCCGTAATAGAAGATTTCCTGTCGAAGCTCAGCATGAATCCGGATTATTTTGCTCTACTCCAACCAACGTCCCCCTTGCGAACGGCCCAAAGCATCGTTGCTGCTGCAACATTGTTTGAGTCGAATATAGATTCATTCGATTTTCTTGTATCCGTAAAAGAGTCGGAATTCGGTCCCGATCTGGTAAAACCCATTGAAAATGATTTGAGCATGAAACATTTTTCTGCTGATTTTGCTCACTACGCTAGGCAAAAAGACAGGAGCTATAGCCCAAATGGAGCGATATACTTCGCAAAACCCAAAGAGTATATGACCCAAAGGCACTTCTTCGGCCACCGGTCCATTGCCTATATAATGCCCAAACGCGAATCAGTCGATATCGACGATGAAGTTGATTTCATTCTCGCGGAAGCACTTCTGCAAAAGGAGTAG
- the neuC gene encoding UDP-N-acetylglucosamine 2-epimerase (hydrolyzing), which yields MYQISFAVDSRAEFGIVERYLKLLDNDRDVKLTILATGSFVEEEFGCQVDLAKKHGFDISFELHLPPGYSSNAEVINRMAACLSSFGEYFETTRPDLLIVLGDRYEMLAVSVAAAMQRIPILHLHGGEATYGNYDEFIRHSITKLSTFHFASCEEYRDRIIQLGEHPDRVFCLGALGAENCVLLSERASMEQLPLTPSKDFCIVLFHPETLSNIDVIEQTETLLSACDMHSDLEFIFLGSNADTQANEIRNTVKDYVASHDNASYLENLPVDSFLHLLKHAECLIGNSSSGIIEAPSLGVPTVNIGNRQKGRVRAESVIDVACDSTQISGAINWAQAHKGEKSTNPYYREDAARSYYKKTKELLEVISEKGIMPKEFYDLGYQA from the coding sequence ATGTACCAGATATCATTTGCGGTCGATTCGAGGGCCGAATTTGGAATTGTCGAAAGATATCTCAAGCTTCTTGATAACGATAGAGATGTCAAACTCACCATCCTCGCAACCGGTTCTTTCGTCGAAGAGGAGTTTGGTTGCCAGGTTGACCTAGCAAAGAAGCATGGTTTCGACATCTCATTTGAACTGCACCTACCACCTGGTTATTCATCCAACGCTGAAGTAATAAACCGCATGGCTGCATGCCTCAGTTCATTTGGAGAGTATTTCGAAACGACACGCCCGGACTTGCTTATCGTACTTGGTGATAGATACGAAATGCTTGCGGTATCAGTTGCGGCGGCAATGCAGAGAATTCCTATTCTGCATTTGCATGGCGGTGAGGCAACCTACGGAAATTATGACGAGTTTATTCGCCATTCGATTACTAAACTCAGCACATTCCATTTTGCCTCATGCGAAGAATACAGAGATAGAATTATTCAGCTCGGCGAGCATCCTGATCGTGTGTTTTGTCTAGGCGCTTTGGGGGCAGAGAATTGCGTTTTGCTGAGCGAGCGCGCCTCCATGGAGCAACTCCCGCTTACCCCAAGCAAGGATTTCTGTATTGTGCTGTTTCATCCCGAGACACTTTCAAACATTGATGTTATCGAACAGACAGAGACACTCCTTTCTGCATGCGATATGCACTCCGACCTCGAGTTCATCTTTCTAGGATCAAATGCAGACACGCAAGCAAATGAAATTCGTAATACAGTCAAAGACTATGTCGCATCTCATGACAATGCGTCTTATCTTGAAAACTTGCCCGTTGACAGCTTCTTGCACCTGCTAAAACACGCCGAATGCCTCATTGGAAACTCGTCTTCTGGAATTATTGAAGCACCAAGTCTCGGAGTTCCTACGGTAAATATCGGGAATAGGCAAAAAGGCCGCGTACGGGCAGAAAGCGTAATTGACGTTGCATGCGACAGCACGCAAATTTCAGGTGCCATTAATTGGGCGCAAGCACACAAGGGTGAAAAATCTACCAATCCATATTATCGGGAAGATGCAGCTCGTTCATACTACAAAAAGACAAAAGAGCTTCTTGAGGTCATTTCTGAGAAAGGCATCATGCCGAAGGAGTTTTATGACCTGGGATACCAAGCGTAA